Proteins from one Diprion similis isolate iyDipSimi1 chromosome 3, iyDipSimi1.1, whole genome shotgun sequence genomic window:
- the LOC124404715 gene encoding uncharacterized protein LOC124404715: MCDTGFVKATASNLPTIDIFMVTEFLKADDRFNAAEVRGAKASMACRESYGDKAIGYVQLKREGNICTVKRRVCPEHKVRSKAYVATITINEKDNEIQNVQCHDCAAATGGCKHALAFLMWLHRRSEDPAPTEVECYWKKSRLSGVGSAIKYIESKDLGNQDSRSVLSHPPNNETFLQKVLDIAQAQQIDGQISRISFQLIGERTSNLSMHRLALQFYLHESPQCKSVGDFLTLCTNEMTKDLCDEAQVITKEQSNCPLWYDLRYGRITASKLHESAHCKTDNGSLVNQIIGVSKIHETNAMLRGKKLEKDVLEQIQSLLQTNIQNAGLFLLPEFPILGASPDGLTKQYIVEIKCPMNEKSFNRFLSNGVINPRCIAQMQLQMLLTDKKKDYFVLLIHPSKLPNKFICSGLNSRQQQHKI, from the exons atgtgcGATACGGGTTTTGTCAAGGCAACTGCTAGTAATCTACCGACCATAGACATATTTATGGTCACAGAATTTCTAAAAGCAGATGATCGATTTAATGCTGCAGAAGTTCGGGGTGCCAAAGCATCAAT GGCATGTCGCGAAAGTTATGGAGATAAAGCTATAGGTTATGTACAGCTGAAGCGAGAAGGAAACATCTGCACCGTTAAACGTCGCGTATGTCCTGAACATAAAGTTCGAAGTAAGGCTTATGTGGCGACAATAACTATAAACGAAAAAGATAATGAAATTCAGAATGTCCAGTGTCATGATTGTGCTGCTGCGACAG GTGGATGTAAGCATGCCCTGGCATTCCTCATGTGGTTACATCGACGAAGCGAAGACCCTGCTCCTACAGAAGTGGAATGTTATTGGAAAAAATCTCGGTTATCCGGTGTAGGAAGTGCTATTAAATATATCGAATCGAAGGATCTAGGAAACCAAGACTCAAGATCGGTGTTGAGTCATCCTCCAAATAATGAGACATTCTTGCAAAAAGTACTCGATATAGCCCAGGCGCAACAAATTGATGGccaaatttcaagaatatcCTTTCAATTGATTGGTGAAAGAACCAGTAACTTATCAATGCACAGATTAGCTCTTCAGTTTTATTTACATGAATCTCCTCAATGTAAATCAGTAGGCGATTTTCTAACTCTTTGTACTAATGAAATGACGAAAGACTTGTGTGATGAAGCTCAAGTGATTACAAAAGAGCAAAGTAATTGCCCATTGTGGTACGATTTGAGATATGGAAGAATCACAGCGTCTAAACTACACGAATCAGCTCACTGCAAGACAGATAATGGGTCACTTGTAAATCAAATTATTGGAGTATCCAAGATACATGAAACAAATGCGATGCTACGTGGAAAGAAACTAGAAAAGGATGTGTTAGAGCAAATTCAAAGTCTATTGCAgacaaatattcaaaatgcAGGACTTTTTCTCCTACCCGAATTTCCCATTTTGGGAGCATCACCTGATGGATTAACGAAACAATATATTGTGGAGATAAAATGTcctatgaatgaaaaatctttcaacagATTTCTCTCCAATGGTGTAATCAATCCTCGCTGCATCGCACAAATGCAGCTACAAATGTTATTGactgacaaaaaaaaggattatttTGTGTTGCTGATCCATCCTTCGAAACTACCAAACAAGTTCATATGCAGTGGCTTGAATTCGAGGCAGCAGCAACACAAGATTTGA
- the LOC124404716 gene encoding uncharacterized protein LOC124404716 → MEEQQAEMEINKQKIVDEWAKLEAKQDFMSNHPELTSGKFSSSFTVKHAQNLWAEVTGKLHEIPGAFKTWQQWRKTWQDIRSKVKAKNTMLKNHRNATGGGPVSNETLTQTDENVMAIMGTTVIDGHDGIAESSVEFAQYRLG, encoded by the exons ATGGAGGAGCAGCAGGCAGAAATGGAGATTAATAAACAGAAAATCGTGGACGAATGGGCGAAATTAGAAGCCAAACAGG ATTTTATGAGCAATCATCCCGAGCTGACGTCagggaaattttcatcttcattcaCCGTCAAACATGCCCAAAACTTGTGGGCTGAAGTCACTGGAAAACTCCACGAAATCCCAGGTGCCTTCAAAACTTGGCAGCAATGGCGAAaa ACCTGGCAGGACATTCGATCAAAAGTGAAAGCAAAAAATACAATGCTGAAAAATCACAGAAATGCTACCGGTGGAGGACCAGTGTCAAATGAAACACTGACGCAAACAGACGAAAACGTCATGGCGATCATGGGAACAACAGTCATAGATGGGCACGATGGCATTGCTGAATCAAGCGTTGAATTT GCTCAGTACAGGTTGGGATAA
- the LOC124404717 gene encoding uncharacterized protein LOC124404717, which produces MFSYCVLDWSSSAPNADPASEIQCLSDDYEFVENLIKANGCSVPVLPERVTKTIHSATIRIRAAENRVTEIRKMTPLQHISDSTPSTSSQEDTLLIEPEHLGSSNSEHNLHNGMHSVPKKRCQRKMAAVQRLEKSITQADQLAIISQKDQESRQIYYQRKLELYERDVIAKERIAHSLKELLKNYQ; this is translated from the exons ATGTTCTCATACTGTGTACTT GATTGGTCAAGTAGTGCTCCAAATGCTGACCCAGCTTCAGAAATACAGTGCTTATCTGATGACTATGAGTTTGTTGAAAACCTTATTAAGGCTAATGGATGTAGTGTTCCAGTATTGCCAGAACGAGTCACAAAAACCATACATTCTGCAACAATTCGTATCCGAGCTGCTGAAAATAGGGTTACTGAAATCAGAAAGATGACGCCGTTACAGCACATTTCAGATTCCACACCAAGTACCAGTTCCCAAGAAGATACACTTCTGATTGAACCTGAACATCTTGGCAGTTCAAACAGTGAGCACAATTTGCATAACGGAATGCACAGTGTCccaaaaaaaagatgccaacgaAAAATGGCAGCTGTACAAcgacttgaaaaatcaatcacaCAAGCTGATCAGCTTGCGATCATATCACAAAAAGATCAAGAATCCAGGCAGATTTATTATCAGCGAAAGCTCGAATTGTATGAAAGAGACGTCATAGCAAAAGAAAGAATTGCTCACAGTTTGAAAGAGTTGCTTAAAAATTACCAGTAG
- the LOC124404718 gene encoding putative nuclease HARBI1, with protein MDLVFRNAVQLRVAELLEDAVNQADVRPRRYNHRCDAFDLPERQFIKLFRLNKRVTNHVIDIVEQYSDEPRRSSALDATIQVLTTLRFLASGSYQLDIGQNVNMAISQPSVSRSIKKVTSILVRPEVFGTWVKFPNNLQSLLEVQNRFWTKHHFPGVIGCIDCTHVAIFPPPRDDVNFPEHIYVNRKGYHSINVQLICDSNLKIMNVSARYPGTTHDTYIWNNSNVLPLMRELHNRDHRLYLLGDSGYALRPWMMTPILNDNLSAAEINYNKRQMSTRSIIERFLHNMCVHNDIPDPVPEPGDEILDLGIHPVNNADENNILGRHGNPELRAGRQLRDSIIRQYFM; from the exons ATGGATCTGGTCTTCCGGAATGCGGTTCAGCTTCGAGTTGCCGAGTTGCTAGAGGATGCAGTCAATCAGGCAGATGTCAGACCTCGACGATATAATCACAGATGTGATGCTTTCGATTTACCTGAAAGACAATTCATCAAGTTATTTCGGCTAAATAAGCGTGTCACAAATCATGTGATTGATATCGTCGAACAATATTCAGACGAACCACGAAGATCTTCAGCACTGGATGCAACTATAcag GTTTTAACAACACTACGCTTTCTTGCATCCGGAAGCTATCAACTTGACATTGGACAGAATGTGAATATGGCTATCAGCCAGCCGTCAGTGAGCAGATCGATAAAGAAAGTGACAAGCATTTTAGTTCGGCCAGAAGTGTTCGGCACTTGGGTTaaatttccaaataatttGCAGTCCCTACTTGAAGTTCAGAATAG GTTTTGGACGAAACATCATTTTCCAGGAGTTATAGGGTGTATTGATTGTACACATGTGGCCATTTTCCCACCTCCGAGAGATGATGTAAATTTTCCAGAACACATTTACGTGAATAGAAAAGGATACCATTCCATAAATGTTCAACTG ATATGCGACTCCAACTTGAAGATAATGAATGTGAGTGCCCGCTATCCAGGTACCACTCACGACACGTATATTTGGAACAATAGCAATGTCCTTCCATTAATGCGAGAACTACACAATCGTGACCATCGCTTATACTTATtag GCGACTCTGGCTATGCACTCAGACCGTGGATGATGACTCCAATACTAAATGATAACCTTAGTGCCGCAGAAATTAACTACAACAAAAGGCAAATGAGTACAAGATCGATTATTGAACGCT TTCTGCACAATATGTGTGTCCACAATGATATACCAGATCCCGTACCAGAACCGGGAGATGAAATTTTGGACCTTGGCATCCATCCTGTAAATAATGCTGACGAAAATAACATACTCGGACGTCATGGAAATCCAGAATTGAGAGCGGGGCGACAACTTAGGGACAGTATAATAAGACAGTATTTTATGTAA